In a single window of the Cucumis melo cultivar AY chromosome 11, USDA_Cmelo_AY_1.0, whole genome shotgun sequence genome:
- the LOC103497471 gene encoding UPF0496 protein At2g18630-like isoform X1, whose translation MTVDHCSIFISLGLPSFSFTMFVAKILSFFPFSLEMMGGQSSKSKSGGGDVSLPPLPINDAHYAAALSSYEAECANNPDLRSFDVQVHERTNRALNSLADGVAVGSLSMDALMEVTDFLLEMNGDAVKIILESKEDVWNKELFSLVDAFFDNSLKVLEFCKALEVSLRRTRDSQFIIKLAVRKFESDENNGDNGERYVKTFEELKKFQEAGDPFGEEFVTLFRSLYKEHLSMFKKLQRQKKKLDKKYTTMKTWKTVSNVILVTAFASVLIFSVVAAAMSAPPVVIALGAALAVPMGPVGKWCNTLWNRYLNSIKVEKQLLSSMEGHSFIILKDFENIRLLVRRLSIQLGSLLQNANLGIREQGAMQLVIDEIKKNLEGFDETIDKLSVHATKCSTDVTKAREVILQKIARQSNS comes from the exons ATGACTGTTGACCATTGCTCCATTTTCATTTCATTAGGTCttccttcattttctttcacCATGTTCGTCGCCAAGATCCTCTCCTTCTTCCCATTTTC TTTGGAAATGATGGGAGGACAATCTAGCAAAAGCAAATCAGGTGGTGGCGATGTTTCTCTTCCTCCACTTCCCATCAATGATGCTCACTATGCAGCTGCCCTTAGTTCATATGAAGCTGAGTGTGCAAACAATCCAGATTTACGATCCTTTGATGTTCAAGTGCACGAAAGGACGAACCGAGCTCTCAATTCACTGGCTGATGGAGTTGCGGTTGGGTCGTTGTCAATGGATGCACTCATGGAGGTCACTGACTTCTTACTGGAAATGAATGGAGATGCTGTCAAGATTATCCTCGAAAGTAAAGAGGATGTTTGGAACAAAGAGTTGTTTAGTCTTGTGGATGCATTCTTTGATAACAGTCTCAAAGTGTTAGAATTCTGTAAGGCGTTGGAGGTGAGCTTACGACGTACTCGGGACAGCCAGTTCATTATAAAACTTGCTGTTAGAAAGTTTGAGAGTGATGAGAATAATGGAGATAATGGTGAGAGATATGTTAAAACATTTGAAGAGTTGAAGAAATTTCAGGAGGCTGGGGATCCATTTGGTGAGGAGTTTGTTACATTATTCCGGTCCTTGTACAAAGAGCATTTATCTATGTTCAAGAAGTTGCAACGTCAAAAGAAGAAGCTTGACAAGAAATATACGACCATGAAGACATGGAAGACGGTGTCGAATGTCATTTTGGTTACTGCATTTGCTTCCGTACTGATTTTTTCGGTCGTAGCAGCTGCAATGTCTGCACCTCCCGTGGTGATTGCATTGGGTGCTGCACTAGCTGTTCCAATGGGTCCAGTTGGGAAATGGTGTAACACGCTGTGGAACCGATACTTGAACAGCATTAAAGTTGAAAAGCAACTTCTGAGCTCTATGGAAGGTCACAGCTTCATAATTCTAAAGGACTTTGAGAACATTAGATTACTCGTGCGCAGATTATCAATTCAATTAGGTTCGTTACTGCAGAATGCCAATCTTGGCATTAGGGAGCAGGGCGCTATGCAGCTTGTAATAGATGAAATCAAGAAAAACCTTGAAGGTTTTGATGAGACCATTGATAAATTGAGTGTACATGCTACTAAATGCAGCACAGATGTAACAAAGGCAAGAGAAGTCATTCTTCAGAAAATAGCAAGGCAATCTAACAGCTGA
- the LOC103497471 gene encoding UPF0496 protein At2g18630-like isoform X2: protein MMGGQSSKSKSGGGDVSLPPLPINDAHYAAALSSYEAECANNPDLRSFDVQVHERTNRALNSLADGVAVGSLSMDALMEVTDFLLEMNGDAVKIILESKEDVWNKELFSLVDAFFDNSLKVLEFCKALEVSLRRTRDSQFIIKLAVRKFESDENNGDNGERYVKTFEELKKFQEAGDPFGEEFVTLFRSLYKEHLSMFKKLQRQKKKLDKKYTTMKTWKTVSNVILVTAFASVLIFSVVAAAMSAPPVVIALGAALAVPMGPVGKWCNTLWNRYLNSIKVEKQLLSSMEGHSFIILKDFENIRLLVRRLSIQLGSLLQNANLGIREQGAMQLVIDEIKKNLEGFDETIDKLSVHATKCSTDVTKAREVILQKIARQSNS, encoded by the coding sequence ATGATGGGAGGACAATCTAGCAAAAGCAAATCAGGTGGTGGCGATGTTTCTCTTCCTCCACTTCCCATCAATGATGCTCACTATGCAGCTGCCCTTAGTTCATATGAAGCTGAGTGTGCAAACAATCCAGATTTACGATCCTTTGATGTTCAAGTGCACGAAAGGACGAACCGAGCTCTCAATTCACTGGCTGATGGAGTTGCGGTTGGGTCGTTGTCAATGGATGCACTCATGGAGGTCACTGACTTCTTACTGGAAATGAATGGAGATGCTGTCAAGATTATCCTCGAAAGTAAAGAGGATGTTTGGAACAAAGAGTTGTTTAGTCTTGTGGATGCATTCTTTGATAACAGTCTCAAAGTGTTAGAATTCTGTAAGGCGTTGGAGGTGAGCTTACGACGTACTCGGGACAGCCAGTTCATTATAAAACTTGCTGTTAGAAAGTTTGAGAGTGATGAGAATAATGGAGATAATGGTGAGAGATATGTTAAAACATTTGAAGAGTTGAAGAAATTTCAGGAGGCTGGGGATCCATTTGGTGAGGAGTTTGTTACATTATTCCGGTCCTTGTACAAAGAGCATTTATCTATGTTCAAGAAGTTGCAACGTCAAAAGAAGAAGCTTGACAAGAAATATACGACCATGAAGACATGGAAGACGGTGTCGAATGTCATTTTGGTTACTGCATTTGCTTCCGTACTGATTTTTTCGGTCGTAGCAGCTGCAATGTCTGCACCTCCCGTGGTGATTGCATTGGGTGCTGCACTAGCTGTTCCAATGGGTCCAGTTGGGAAATGGTGTAACACGCTGTGGAACCGATACTTGAACAGCATTAAAGTTGAAAAGCAACTTCTGAGCTCTATGGAAGGTCACAGCTTCATAATTCTAAAGGACTTTGAGAACATTAGATTACTCGTGCGCAGATTATCAATTCAATTAGGTTCGTTACTGCAGAATGCCAATCTTGGCATTAGGGAGCAGGGCGCTATGCAGCTTGTAATAGATGAAATCAAGAAAAACCTTGAAGGTTTTGATGAGACCATTGATAAATTGAGTGTACATGCTACTAAATGCAGCACAGATGTAACAAAGGCAAGAGAAGTCATTCTTCAGAAAATAGCAAGGCAATCTAACAGCTGA